The Micromonospora violae DNA segment CGGCGACCTCCTTCGGCGGCCTGCACACCACGGCGGACCGGCGGGCGCAGTGGGGCGACGACACCGCTCCCGGCTTCGTCCGGCTCTCCTGCGGCGTCGAGGACACCGCCGACCTGGTGGCCGACATCGCCGCCGCGCTCGACGCCGCCGGGCCAGCCTGAGTTAGGGTGACGCCGGTCGCACCGGCGGCCCCGACCGGAGGAGGTGAGTCCGATCCGCCCACAGACCGGACCGGCACGTCCTCCCGTTTTCCTGCCGCGATAGCGGCCTCGGGAGCGCCGGCAAGCGTTCCCGGAGGTTTCCCATGGCAACACCGTTCCCCACCGACCACGCCGCCCTCGTGAGCCGGCTGCGCGGCGCCGGCTGCGTCTACGCCGAGGACGAGGCCGATCTGCTACTGGCCGCCGCGGACACCCCGGCGGCCCTGGTCGAGCTGGCCGACCGCCGGGTGGCCGGCGAACCGTTGGAGTACGTGCTCGGCTGGGCCGAGTTCTGCGGCCTGCGGATCGCCGTCGACGAGGGTGTCTTCGTGCCGCGAGCCCGGACCGGCCTGCTGGTCGAGGTCGCGGCCGAGGTGACCGGCACGGCACCGGCGGTGGTCGACCTCTGCTGCGGCTCCGGGGCCACCACCGTCGCGTTGGCGCACCGGCTCGCGCCCCGCTGGATGGCCGCCGCCGACCTCGACCCGGCGGCCGTGGCCTGCGCGCGCCGCAACGTGGCCGGGCTGAACGTCGAGGTGTACGAGGGTGACCTCTTCGCCCCGCTGCCCGAACAGTGGCGGGGCCGCCTTGACCTGGTGGTCGCCAACGCCCCGTACGTGCCCACCGAGGCGGTCGCGCTCATGCCGCCAGAGGCGCGACTGCACGAGGCGCCGGTGGCGCTCGACGGCGGCCCGGACGGGCTCTCCGTGCTGCGCCGGGTGGGCGTCGACGCGGCCGGTTGGCTGGCGCCCGGCGGCCACCTGGTGGTCGAGGCCGGCACCACCCAGGTAGACGCCCTCTGCGCCGCGTTCACCGAGGCCGGCCTGCAACCAACCGTCCACCACGACAAAAACCGAGACGCCACCGCAATAACCGCCCGCCACCCCGCCAAACCCACCCCCCACCCCCCACCCCCCACCCGCCCCCGACCCCCTGACCCGCGTCGATCAAGGAGTTGTGGTGCCTGATTGATGCCACTGCGCGTCTTTTGTCCCCCACCACAAGTCCTTGATCGACGCGGGGGAGGGCGGGTCGGGCGCTTCGGTGCACGGTGGGCGGGGGCTCTCTCGGGGCGGCTGGGCATGGCGGGTTGGAGGGCTTGGCACTAGCCTCGGCTCACACTCATGACGGCGGGAGGCGGTTTCGGTGGGCAGCGCAGGGGTGCCGGTGGTCGTCGGGTTGGACAACGGCGGCACCAGCAACAACGCCACCGTGCTGACGGTGGACGGCCGCTTCCTGGTGGACGGGCTGTTGGAGATCCCCAGCGAGGTGGGGGCCGGGCCGGAGGCGGCGATCGAGGCGTTGGCCCGGGCGCTGGACGGTGCCCTGGCGCAGACGGGCGTGCCGCGTGACCTGGTCCAGGCGGTCGGGTTGGACACTCCCGGGCCGGCCAGCGCCGAGGGGGTCATCTCGTCGCGGGGGTCCACCAACTTCGCCCAACCGGCCTGGCGCGGCTTCGACGTGCGGGGGGCCCTGGAGCGGCGGCTCGGCCTGCCGGTGATCTATCACAACGACGGCAACGCGGCCGCCCTCTACGCCCACCACGTGCACTTCGGCACCCACGCGATGAACCGCTCGTCGGTGTCGGCGATCGTCGGCACCGGCCTCGGCGGCGGTGTGGTCGAGAGCGGCCGGGTGATCGCCGGTGCGGCCGGCATGGCGGGGGAGTTGGGCCACGTGCACATCCCGCTGAGCGGGCTGCTCGGCCCGGGCCAGCCGGAGCCCACCTGCGCCTGCGGCTTCACCGGGGACGTGGAGAGCGTCGCCTCGCTGACCGGCATCGAGCGCAACCTGCTGCCGTACTGGCTGACCCGGTACCCCGACCACCCGCTCGCCGCCGAACCGCTCGCCCGGGCGGCGAAGCTGGTCCGGGGGTACGGGGAGCGCGCGGACGCCCTCGCGCGGGACCTCTTCACCCAGCAGGCGATGGCGTTGGGTCGGCTGTTCACCGTCGCCGCGAACTTCACCGACCCGCACGCGTACTTCGTGGGCGGCGGTGTGGTGGAGGCGGCACCGGAGTTCCGCGACTGGTTCCTGGCGACGGTGCGGGAGCACACCGTGCTGCGCGAGGAGCAGGCGGCGGTGGCCACCTTCGCGTTGGTGCCGGACCGGGACATGGCCGGCGCCCGAGGTGTCGCGATTGCCGCGCTGGAGACGCTACGCGCCGTTGCGGAGCCCTCTCCGCTGGTGGCCTGAGCCGGCGCGAGCCTGGACCCGCACCGGCCTGGCACGTCTGGTCAGCGTCGGGGTGGCGCCTGGGCGAAGGCGGCCCAGGCCGCCGTGGGGAACAGCAGGGCCGGGCCGGCCGGGTCCTTGGAGTCGCGGACGGCCACGAGCCGTGGGATCGCGGCAACCTCCACGCAGGCGCCCTCGTCGCCGCTGCGGCTGCTCTTGCGCCACGGCGCAGCGGCCAGGGCCTTTGTGATCGTCGGTGTCATCGGTCCTACCGTCCCTTCAGGACTGACAGGAGCATCTCGCGGCTGTCCGCCGGGCTGAGCGCCACGCTTCGGAGATGTTCCATGATCTTGGTGCAGGTACGCGTCTCGCCGGCGCGGTCGAGGATCATCTGACCTGCGACGGTCTCCACCGAGGCGATGATCGGGTCCTCCGGGTCGGCGAATTCGAGGATGTGCAGGGAGCCCCGGGTGCCCCGGTGGTAGCCGGCGGAGAGCGGGATCACCTGGACGCTGATGTTCGGCAGCTCGGCCATCTTGACCAGGTGCCGCAGTTGTCCGTTCATCACCGACTGCTCACCGACCGGGCGGAGCAGCGCGCCCTCGTCGATGATCGCGTCGAAGATGGGCGGGTTGTCGCCGGTGAGCCGCTGTTGCCGGTCGAGCCGGACCTTGACCCGCTGCTCCACCAGGTCGTCGCCGAGGGTGTGCGGCCCGCCGCGCATCACGCCACGGACGTAGTCCGCGGTCTGCAGGAGGCCGGGCACGACCGAGGGCTCGAAGTTGGCGATGGCGGTCGCCTCGGCCTCCAGCGCGATGAAGTCGATGGTGCGGGGATCCAGCAGGTAGGAGTACGACACCCACCAGCCCGGCTTGCGGGCGTCCTTGGCGAGTAGCACCGCTGCGGCCACCTCCTCGGCGCTCACCCCGTACGACGTGAGCAGGGCGCGCACGGTGGCCGGGCTGATCAGGGTCTGGGCGTTCTCGTACCGGGAGAGGGTGCTGCGGGTGCTGTTGATCTCATCCGCCGCGGTCTCCAGCGTCAGCCCCGCGGCTTCCCGGTGGGTGCGCAGGGCGATGCCGAGCCGGCGGGCACGGGCGGTCTTCGGGGCCATGCATCGATGGTCGCACACATTTGCGGGAACGTCTGCATGAGAGAACGTCGATGAGAGTTGC contains these protein-coding regions:
- a CDS encoding putative protein N(5)-glutamine methyltransferase, whose protein sequence is MATPFPTDHAALVSRLRGAGCVYAEDEADLLLAAADTPAALVELADRRVAGEPLEYVLGWAEFCGLRIAVDEGVFVPRARTGLLVEVAAEVTGTAPAVVDLCCGSGATTVALAHRLAPRWMAAADLDPAAVACARRNVAGLNVEVYEGDLFAPLPEQWRGRLDLVVANAPYVPTEAVALMPPEARLHEAPVALDGGPDGLSVLRRVGVDAAGWLAPGGHLVVEAGTTQVDALCAAFTEAGLQPTVHHDKNRDATAITARHPAKPTPHPPPPTRPRPPDPRRSRSCGA
- a CDS encoding ROK family protein, producing the protein MGSAGVPVVVGLDNGGTSNNATVLTVDGRFLVDGLLEIPSEVGAGPEAAIEALARALDGALAQTGVPRDLVQAVGLDTPGPASAEGVISSRGSTNFAQPAWRGFDVRGALERRLGLPVIYHNDGNAAALYAHHVHFGTHAMNRSSVSAIVGTGLGGGVVESGRVIAGAAGMAGELGHVHIPLSGLLGPGQPEPTCACGFTGDVESVASLTGIERNLLPYWLTRYPDHPLAAEPLARAAKLVRGYGERADALARDLFTQQAMALGRLFTVAANFTDPHAYFVGGGVVEAAPEFRDWFLATVREHTVLREEQAAVATFALVPDRDMAGARGVAIAALETLRAVAEPSPLVA
- a CDS encoding DUF397 domain-containing protein, with product MTPTITKALAAAPWRKSSRSGDEGACVEVAAIPRLVAVRDSKDPAGPALLFPTAAWAAFAQAPPRR
- a CDS encoding helix-turn-helix domain-containing protein; protein product: MAPKTARARRLGIALRTHREAAGLTLETAADEINSTRSTLSRYENAQTLISPATVRALLTSYGVSAEEVAAAVLLAKDARKPGWWVSYSYLLDPRTIDFIALEAEATAIANFEPSVVPGLLQTADYVRGVMRGGPHTLGDDLVEQRVKVRLDRQQRLTGDNPPIFDAIIDEGALLRPVGEQSVMNGQLRHLVKMAELPNISVQVIPLSAGYHRGTRGSLHILEFADPEDPIIASVETVAGQMILDRAGETRTCTKIMEHLRSVALSPADSREMLLSVLKGR